The following coding sequences are from one Kwoniella bestiolae CBS 10118 chromosome 2, complete sequence window:
- a CDS encoding pre-mRNA-splicing factor CEF1 has protein sequence MVRIIIKGGVWRNTEDEILKAAISKYGKNQWARISSLLVRKTPKQCKARWYEWLDPSIKKVEWSKTEDEKLLHLAKLMPTQWRTIAPIVGRTATQCLERYQKLLDDAEAKDNEELGLGDGENVEARPAADVRGLKPGEIDTDPETRAARPDPIDMDDDEKEMLSEARARLANTQGKKAKRKARERQLEEARRLAFLQKKRELKAAGINLRPKTKKKGMDYNADIPFEKQPAPGFYDVAEENAKVYAAPVGQSLRALEGKRKQDLEELEEKKKRQKGNDGKSNQTAQFVQAREAQIKKLKEQEQIIRRRKLNLPMPQVGEQELEDIVKIGQAGELARELVGGEGSGSKATEGLLGEYEALGQARMARTPRTGPQQDNVMAEARNLRNMINAQTPLLGDENTPFHGGDTGGTGFEGATPRHGVAPTPNPLATPARGGVLATPRTVGGVGATPSRTPRDNLNINDGESFYGETPRDEKRRADDARRALKAGFAALPKPENNFELAETEEDEEEEEEAVPLSEEDAAERDRRLKAARELEERLELERRSTVVKQSLPRPVNVNTYKILEELNSVEADADSAMAAAFRMVNLEVAMLMKHDSIAHPLPGTSTPGGTASDYDMPEDDFVAAARQAIHSELAGQLGLPGASDEQLKLAISSNLSEDIDNDFSASWSSKDIQDELIYSPIHRKYVDKSSLSPEELNQCYLATIELTKEKVISEATKASKAEKKLAKQLGGYQMINSKHKSKITELMEEIQQSKRDMETFTMLRTIEEGGTPARVEKIREEVEVLQRKERDLQARYAELVDERRERVERIEQLEEDKIVLQAQAALDAQGGEVDGDDVEMNGN, from the exons atg GTCCGAATCATCATTAAAGGTGGTGTATGGAGGAATACGGAGGATGAGATTCTGAAGGCGGCCATCTCAAAGTATGGTAAGAAT CAATGGGCACGTATATCGTCGCTTCTGGTTCGTAAGACACCTAAACAGTGTAAAGCAAGATGGTACGAATGGTTAGATCCTTCAATCAAAAAGGTCGAGTggtcaaag ACGGAAGACGAGAAACTCCTACATCTCGCCAAACTCATGCCCACACAATGGCGTACGATAGCACCCATTGTAGGACGTACGGCAACCCAATGTCTAGAAAGGTATCAGAAGCTTTTAGATGATGCCGAAGCTAAAGACAACGAGGAGCTGGGACTGGGCGATGGAGAAAACGTAGAAGCTAGACCTGCGGCCGATGTGAGGGGTCTGAAACCTGGTGAAATCGATACCGATCCTGAGACTAGGGCAGCCAGACCAGATCCGATAGATatggatgacgatgagaaagagatgtTATCCGAGGCGAGAGCGAGATTGGCAAATACCCAGGGTAAAAAAGCCAAGAGGAAAGCGAGGGAGAGGCAGCTGGAGGAAGCTAGACGATTGGCGTTCttacagaagaagagagagctGAAAGCTGCTGGTATCAACCTTCGACCgaagaccaagaagaaggggatggacTATAATGCCGATATCCCATTTGAAAAACAACCTGCACCTGGATTCTACGACGTGGCGGAGGAGAATGCTAAAGTGTATGCTGCACCTGTTGGTCAGTCACTACGGGCGttggaaggaaagaggaagcaggatttggaggagttagaagagaagaagaagaggcaaAAGGGAAATGATGGAAAGAGCAACCAGACTGCGCAATTTGTTCAAGCGAGGGAGGCACAGatcaagaagttgaaagagcAGGAACAGATAatcagaaggaggaagttgaatcTACCTATGCCTCAAGTTGGAGAACAGGAATTGGAGGATATAGTCAAGATTGGTCAGGCTGGAGAATTAGCGCGTGAACTTGTTGGCGGTGAAGGATCTGGAAGTAAAGCTACGGAAGGATTATTGGGAGAATACGAAGCGTTAGGTCAGGCGAGGATGGCTAGGACACCTAGGACGGGTCCTCAGC AGGACAATGTTATGGCTGAAGCTAGAAATCTCCGAAACATGATCAACGCCCAGACACCTCTTCTCGGTGACGAAAATACCCCCTTCCACGGTGGAGACACGGGTGGTACCGGGTTCGAAGGAGCCACTCCCCGACACGGTGTCGCCCCAACCCCCAACCCTCTCGCTACTCCCGCTCGTGGTGGTGTCCTCGCTACCCCTCGAACGGTCGGTGGCGTTGGAGCAACACCGTCTCGAACACCTCGAGACAACCTTAATATCAATGATGGTGAATCATTCTACGGTGAAACCCCTCGAGATGAGAAGCGACGCGCAGACGATGCTCGACGAGCTTTGAAAGCTGGATTCGCTGCTTTGCCTAAACCGGAGAACAACTTCGAGTTGGCCGAGacggaagaagatgaggaggaggaagaagaggcagTACCACTTTCTGAAGAAGATGCAGCGGAGAGAGATAGGAGGTTGAAAGCTGCcagggagttggaagagagacTAGAACTCGAAAGACGAAGTACCGTAGTCAAGCAGAGTCTACCTCGACCAGTCAACGTCAACACCTACAAGATCCTGGAGGAACTGAATTCGGTCGAGGCGGATGCTGACTCTGCTATGGCCGCTGCGTTTAGAATGGTCAATCTGGAAGTCGCAATGTTGATGAAGCATGATTCCATCGCTCATCCATTACCTGGTACATCTACTCCTGGAGGAACAGCGTCAGATTACGATATGCCTGAAGATGATTTCGTCGCCGCTGCCAGACAAGCTATACATAGTGAATTGGCCGGTCAATTGGGATTACCAGGAGCAAGTGATGAACAACTCAAATTGGCTATCTCCTCGAACCTTTCGGAAGATATCGACAACGATTTCTCGGCAAGTTGGTCTTCCAAGGATATTCAAGATGAATTGATCTATTCGCCCATACACAGGAAATACGTCGATAAATCGTCATTATCTCCTGAGGAGTTGAATCAATGTTACCTAGCTACTATCGAATTGACCAAAGAAAAAGTCATCAGCGAAGCTACGAAAGCTTCCAAGGCCGAAAAGAAATTGGCTAAGCAGCTGGGAGGATATCAAATGATCAATTCGAAACATAAATCGAAAATTACAGagttgatggaagagatCCAACAGTCCAAGAGGGATATGGAGACTTTCACGATGCTTCGAACAatcgaggagggaggtacACCCGCTAGAGTCGAGAAGATCAGGGAGGAAGTAGAGGTGTTgcagaggaaggagagggatttgCAGGCTAGGTATGCGGAATTGGTTGATGAGCGACGAGAGAGAGTGGAGAGGATTGAACAG CTCGAAGAAGATAAGATTGTACTTCAAGCTCAGGCTGCGCTGGACGCTcaaggtggagaggttgatggagatgatgtagAGATGAATGGGAATTAG